A single Dunckerocampus dactyliophorus isolate RoL2022-P2 chromosome 2, RoL_Ddac_1.1, whole genome shotgun sequence DNA region contains:
- the LOC129177361 gene encoding uncharacterized protein LOC129177361 isoform X2, with translation MCKVQMLRALVNQRLTAAVEEIFQVFQRTIAEYEEELSRTKEENERQRQILDAIFKKPRVVLYREEVSAEHLPPDQEEPQPPHVKEEENDHSISQEKEHLEGLEKFPGIGVPVKTEDDEDKGGSEEKRGGGPPSSPSTQHMTTEADGDHCGGSQAGNGLAPLSDNDNTSLSPDTDDEDLHTPPYRRNWTSASPSIPERESQERLMGFVVFIVIQQWHGKD, from the exons atgtgtaaagtacaaatgtTGAGAGCGTTGGTGAATCAGCGACTAACGGCGGCAGTTGAAGAAATATTTCAAGTGTTTcaaagaacgatagcagagtacgaggaggaactttctcgaacaaaagaggagaacgagcggcAGCGTCAAATCCTGGACGCTATTTTCAAGAAGCCTCGAGTTGTGTTATACAGAGAAG AAGTCAGTGCAGAACATCTTCCACCTGatcaggaggagccacagcccccccacgttaaagaggaagagaatgatcacagcatcagtcaggagaaagagcatcttgaaggactAGAGAAGTTTCCAGGGATTGGTGTccctgtgaagactgaagatgatgaagacaaaggtggaagtgaggagaagagaggggGGGGGCCTCCAAGCAGCCCCTcgactcaacacatgacaacagaagctgatggagaccactgtggaggatcacaagcaggcAATGgattagctccactatcagataatGACAACACGTCActctctcctgacactgatgatgaag ACTTGCATACTCCCCCCTACAGGAGGAACTGGACGTCGGCGTCACCCTCCATACCTGAGAGAGAG TCTCAAGAACggctgatgggatttgtagtctttatagtgatacaacaatggcatggCAAGGACTGA
- the LOC129177360 gene encoding gastrula zinc finger protein XlCGF28.1-like isoform X2 yields MRSETSDTFFTEVQMTSQEAFSSTFEVHTAIYWTGVCIQVSAEHLPPDQEEPQPPHVKEEENDHSISQEKEHLEGLEEFPGIGVPVKTEDDEDKGESEEKRGGEPPSSRSTQHMTTEADGDHCGGSQADNRLAPLSDNDNTTSLSPDTDDEGAKADMTCHTDNTHFKCSHCDKVFKYRCHMKTHMRLHTGEKPFMCLWCNRRYSRKDQLTIHTRKHTGEKPFTCSVCSKGFRHNQCLKTHMRIHTGEKPFTCAVCGKAFGYNQHLKAHMRIHTGEKPFTCSVCDKAFVQSQHLKSHMRIHTGEKPFTCSVCGISFRHTEKFKAHMRIHTGEKPFTCSVCGKVFGCNQHLKAHMRIHTGEKPFTCSVCGKAFGYNTHLKAHMRIHTGEKPFTCSVCGKGFGHNQCLKTHMRVHTGEKPFTCAVCGEGFKYSQYLKTHMRIHTGEKVLSCGVCAEGFSYKYQLNNHKCVGENSSSK; encoded by the exons atgaggagcgaaacgtccgacaccttcttcacagaagtacagatgacgtctcaagaagccttttcctcaacgTTTGAGGTGCATACCGCCATCTACTGGACCGGAGTGTGTATCC AAGTCAGTGCAGAACATCTTCCACCTGatcaggaggagccacagcccccccacgttaaagaggaagagaatgatcacagcatcagtcaggagaaagagcatcttgaaggactggaggagtttCCAGGGATTGGTGTccctgtgaagactgaagatgatgaagacaaaggtgaaagtgaggagaagagagggggggagcctccaagcagccgctcgactcaacacatgacaacagaagctgatggagaccactgtggaggatcacaagcagacaaccgattagctccactatcagataatgacaacacaacgtcactctctcctgacactgatgatgaaggtgctaaagctgatatgacatgtcacactgacaacacgcactttaaatgctctcactgTGACAAAGTGTTTAAATACCGTTGTcatatgaaaacacacatgagattacacacaggagagaaaccattcaTGTGCTTATGGTGTAATAGAAGATACTCTCGGAAGGATCAATTGACAATACACACAAGaaaacacactggtgagaaaccttttacttgttcaGTGTGTAGTAAGGGTTTTAGACATAATCAAtgtttgaaaacacacatgagaatacacactggtgagaaaccttttacttgtGCAGTGTGTGGTAAGGCTTTTGGATATAATCAACATTTGAaagcacacatgagaatacacactggtgagaaaccttttacttgttcaGTGTGTGATAAGGCTTTTGTACAAAGTCAACATTTGaaatcacacatgagaatacacaccggtgagaaaccttttacttgttcagtgtgtgggATCAGTTTCAGACACACTGAAAAGTTTAaagcacacatgagaatacacactggtgagaagccttttacttgttcagtgtgtggtaaggTTTTTGGATGTAATCAACATTTGAaagcacacatgagaatacacactggtgagaaaccttttacttgttcagtgtgtggtaaggCTTTTGGATATAATACACATTTGAaagcacacatgagaatacacactggtgagaaaccttttacttgttcagtgtgtggtaaggGTTTTGGACATAATCAAtgtttgaaaacacacatgagagtacacactggtgagaaaccttttacttgtGCAGTGTGTGGGGAGGGTTTTAAATATAGTCAAtatttgaaaacacacatgagaatacatacTGGTGAGAAAGTGTTGAGTTGCGGTGTGTGTGCTGAAGGATTCTCTTATAAGTACCAGCttaacaatcacaagtgtgttggtgagaacagcagcagtaaatga
- the LOC129177911 gene encoding gastrula zinc finger protein XlCGF57.1-like, producing MCKVQMLRALVNQRLTTAVEEIFVVLERTIAEYEEELSRTKEENERQRQILDAVFKKPRVVLYREAVSAEHLPPDQEEPQPPHVKEEENDHSISQEKEHLEGLEEFPGIGVPVKTEDDEDKGESEEKRGGEPPSSRSTQHMTTEADGDHCGGSQADNGLAPLSDNDNTTSLSPDTDDEGAKADMTCHTDNTHFKCSHCDKVFKYRGNMKTHMRLHTGEKPFMCLLCNTRYFTKELLRRHTRKHTGEKPFTCSVCGKGFRDKCNMKAHMRKHTGEKPFTCSVCGKGFRDKYSMKAHMRKHTGEKPFTCSVCGKGFRDKYSMKAHMRKHTGEKPFTCSVCGQSLRDRYDVKAHMRIHTGEKPFTCSVCGKAFRQKGNLKAHMRIHTGEKPFHCSVCGKAFRHNYVKRHMRKHTGEKVVSCGVCAKGFSYKYQLNKHKCVGENSSSK from the exons atgtgtaaagtacaaatgtTGAGAGCGTTGGTGAATCAGCGACTAACAACGGcagttgaagaaatatttgtagtgttggaaagaacgatagcagagtacgaggaggaactttctcgaacaaaagaggagaacgagcggcAGCGTCAAAtactggacgctgttttcaagaagccTCGAGTTGTGTTATACAGAGAAG CAGTCAGTGCAGAACATCTTCCACCTGatcaggaggagccacagcccccccacgttaaagaggaagagaatgatcacagcatcagtcaggagaaagagcatcttgaaggactggaggagtttCCAGGGATTGGTGTccctgtgaagactgaagatgatgaagacaaaggtgaaagtgaggagaagagagggggggagcctccaagcagccgctcgactcaacacatgacaacagaagctgatggagaccactgtggaggatcacaagcagacaatggattagctccactatcagataatgacaacacaacgtcactctctcctgacactgatgatgaaggtgctaaagctgatatgacatgtcacactgacaacacacactttaaatgctctcactgTGACAAAGTGTTTAAATACCGTGGTAatatgaaaacacacatgagattacacacaggagagaaaccatttATGTGCTTATTGTGTAATACAAGATACTTTACGAAGGAACTTTTGAGAAGACACACAAGaaaacacactggtgagaaaccttttacttgttcagtgtgtggtaaaggttttAGAGACAAGTGTAATATGAAAGCACACATGAGaaaacacactggtgagaaaccttttacttgttcagtgtgtggtaaggGTTTTAGAGACAAGTATAGTATGAAAGCACACATGAGaaaacacactggtgagaaaccttttacttgttcagtgtgtggtaaggGTTTTAGAGACAAGTATAGTATGAAAGCACACATGAGaaaacacactggtgagaaacctttcacttgttcagtgtgtggtcaAAGTTTGAGAGACAGATATGATGTGAaagcacacatgagaatacacactggtgagaaaccttttacctgttcaGTATGTGGTAAGGCTTTTAGACAAAAAGGAAATTTGAaagcacacatgagaatacacactggtgagaaaccttttcactgttcagtgtgtggtaaggCTTTTCGGCATAATtatgtgaaaagacacatgagaaaacacactggtgagaaagtgGTGAGTTGCGGTGTGTGTGCTAAAGGATTCTCTTATAAGTACCAGCTTAACAAGCACAAGTGTGTtggtgagaacagcagcagtaaatga
- the LOC129177361 gene encoding zinc finger and SCAN domain-containing protein 31-like isoform X1: protein MCKVQMLRALVNQRLTAAVEEIFQVFQRTIAEYEEELSRTKEENERQRQILDAIFKKPRVVLYREEVSAEHLPPDQEEPQPPHVKEEENDHSISQEKEHLEGLEKFPGIGVPVKTEDDEDKGGSEEKRGGGPPSSPSTQHMTTEADGDHCGGSQAGNGLAPLSDNDNTSLSPDTDDEGAKADMTCHTDNTHFKCSHCDKVFKYRWNMKTHMRLHTGEKPFMCLLCNTRFSRADQLTIHTRKHTGEKPFTCSVCRKDFRDSYSVKAHMRTHTGEKPFTCSVCGKAFGHNRNFKKHMRIHAGEKPFTCSVCSKGFGHNHCLKTHMRIHTGEKVLSCSVCAKGFSYKYQLNNHKCAGKNSSRM from the exons atgtgtaaagtacaaatgtTGAGAGCGTTGGTGAATCAGCGACTAACGGCGGCAGTTGAAGAAATATTTCAAGTGTTTcaaagaacgatagcagagtacgaggaggaactttctcgaacaaaagaggagaacgagcggcAGCGTCAAATCCTGGACGCTATTTTCAAGAAGCCTCGAGTTGTGTTATACAGAGAAG AAGTCAGTGCAGAACATCTTCCACCTGatcaggaggagccacagcccccccacgttaaagaggaagagaatgatcacagcatcagtcaggagaaagagcatcttgaaggactAGAGAAGTTTCCAGGGATTGGTGTccctgtgaagactgaagatgatgaagacaaaggtggaagtgaggagaagagaggggGGGGGCCTCCAAGCAGCCCCTcgactcaacacatgacaacagaagctgatggagaccactgtggaggatcacaagcaggcAATGgattagctccactatcagataatGACAACACGTCActctctcctgacactgatgatgaaggtgctaaagctgatatgacatgtcacactgacaacacacactttaaatgctctcactgTGACAAAGTGTTTAAATATCGTTGGAatatgaaaacacacatgagattacacacaggagagaaaccattcaTGTGCTTATTGTGTAATACAAGATTCTCTCGGGCGGATCAATTGACAATACACACAAGaaaacacactggtgagaaaccttttacttgttcaGTGTGTCGTAAAGACTTTAGAGACAGTTATAGTGTGAaagcacacatgagaacacacactggtgagaaaccttttacctgttcagtgtgtggtaaggCTTTTGGACATAatcgaaattttaaaaaacacatgagaatacacgctggtgagaaaccttttacttgttcaGTGTGTAGTAAGGGTTTTGGACATAATCATtgtttgaaaacacacatgagaatacacactggtgaaaaagtgttgagttgcagtgtgtgtgctaaaggattctcttataagtaccagcttaacaatcacaagtgtgctggtAAGAACAGCAGCAGGATGTGA
- the LOC129177360 gene encoding zinc finger protein OZF-like isoform X1 has product MCKVQMLRALVNQRLTAAVEEIFVVLERTIAEYEEELSRTKEENERQRQILDAVFKKPGVVLYREEVSAEHLPPDQEEPQPPHVKEEENDHSISQEKEHLEGLEEFPGIGVPVKTEDDEDKGESEEKRGGEPPSSRSTQHMTTEADGDHCGGSQADNRLAPLSDNDNTTSLSPDTDDEGAKADMTCHTDNTHFKCSHCDKVFKYRCHMKTHMRLHTGEKPFMCLWCNRRYSRKDQLTIHTRKHTGEKPFTCSVCSKGFRHNQCLKTHMRIHTGEKPFTCAVCGKAFGYNQHLKAHMRIHTGEKPFTCSVCDKAFVQSQHLKSHMRIHTGEKPFTCSVCGISFRHTEKFKAHMRIHTGEKPFTCSVCGKVFGCNQHLKAHMRIHTGEKPFTCSVCGKAFGYNTHLKAHMRIHTGEKPFTCSVCGKGFGHNQCLKTHMRVHTGEKPFTCAVCGEGFKYSQYLKTHMRIHTGEKVLSCGVCAEGFSYKYQLNNHKCVGENSSSK; this is encoded by the exons atgtgtaaagtacaaatgtTGAGAGCGTTGGTGAATCAGCGACTAACGGCGGcagttgaagaaatatttgtagtgttggaaagaacgatagcagagtacgaggaggaactttctcgaacaaaagaggagaacgagcggcAGCGTCAAAtactggacgctgttttcaagaagccTGGGGTTGTGTTATACAGAGAAG AAGTCAGTGCAGAACATCTTCCACCTGatcaggaggagccacagcccccccacgttaaagaggaagagaatgatcacagcatcagtcaggagaaagagcatcttgaaggactggaggagtttCCAGGGATTGGTGTccctgtgaagactgaagatgatgaagacaaaggtgaaagtgaggagaagagagggggggagcctccaagcagccgctcgactcaacacatgacaacagaagctgatggagaccactgtggaggatcacaagcagacaaccgattagctccactatcagataatgacaacacaacgtcactctctcctgacactgatgatgaaggtgctaaagctgatatgacatgtcacactgacaacacgcactttaaatgctctcactgTGACAAAGTGTTTAAATACCGTTGTcatatgaaaacacacatgagattacacacaggagagaaaccattcaTGTGCTTATGGTGTAATAGAAGATACTCTCGGAAGGATCAATTGACAATACACACAAGaaaacacactggtgagaaaccttttacttgttcaGTGTGTAGTAAGGGTTTTAGACATAATCAAtgtttgaaaacacacatgagaatacacactggtgagaaaccttttacttgtGCAGTGTGTGGTAAGGCTTTTGGATATAATCAACATTTGAaagcacacatgagaatacacactggtgagaaaccttttacttgttcaGTGTGTGATAAGGCTTTTGTACAAAGTCAACATTTGaaatcacacatgagaatacacaccggtgagaaaccttttacttgttcagtgtgtgggATCAGTTTCAGACACACTGAAAAGTTTAaagcacacatgagaatacacactggtgagaagccttttacttgttcagtgtgtggtaaggTTTTTGGATGTAATCAACATTTGAaagcacacatgagaatacacactggtgagaaaccttttacttgttcagtgtgtggtaaggCTTTTGGATATAATACACATTTGAaagcacacatgagaatacacactggtgagaaaccttttacttgttcagtgtgtggtaaggGTTTTGGACATAATCAAtgtttgaaaacacacatgagagtacacactggtgagaaaccttttacttgtGCAGTGTGTGGGGAGGGTTTTAAATATAGTCAAtatttgaaaacacacatgagaatacatacTGGTGAGAAAGTGTTGAGTTGCGGTGTGTGTGCTGAAGGATTCTCTTATAAGTACCAGCttaacaatcacaagtgtgttggtgagaacagcagcagtaaatga
- the LOC129177913 gene encoding gastrula zinc finger protein XlCGF8.2DB-like: protein MNSKVYQDVLQENLRPSVRQWKLKRGWMLKQDNDPKHREVSAEHLPPDQEEPQPPHVKEEENDHSISQEKEHLEGLEEFPGIGVPVKTEDDEDKGESEEKRGGEPPSSRSTQHMTTEADGDHRGGSQADNGLAPLSDNDNTSLSPDTDDEGAKADMTCHTDNTHFKCSHCDKVFKYRWNMKTHMRLHTGEKPFMCLLCNTRFFMKEHFIRHTRKHTGEKPFTCSVCGKCFRYNQHLTSHMRTHTGEKPFTCSTCGKGFVRKCDLNARIRIHTGEKPFTCSVCDKAFGHNLCLRKHMRIHTDEKPFTCSVCGKAFGHNQYLKEHMRIHTGEKPFHCSVCGKAFGHNQYLKEHMRIHTGEKVLSCGVCAEGFSYKYQLNNHKCAGENSSSK, encoded by the exons atgaattcaaaagtttatcaggatgttttgcaggaaaacctgaggccgtctgtcagacagtggaagctaaaaagaggatggatgctgaaacaagacaatgatccaaaacacagag AAGTCAGTGCAGAACATCTTCCACCTGatcaggaggagccacagcccccccacgttaaagaggaagagaatgatcacagcatcagtcaggagaaagagcatcttgaaggactggaggagtttCCAGGGATTGGTGTccctgtgaagactgaagatgatgaagacaaaggtgaaagtgaggagaagagagggggggagcctccaagcagccgctcgactcaacacatgacaacagaagctgatggagaccaccgtggaggatcacaagcagacaatggattagctccactatcagataatGACAACACGTCActctctcctgacactgatgatgaaggtgctaaagctgatatgacatgtcacactgacaacacacactttaaatgctctcactgTGACAAAGTGTTTAAATACCGTTGGAatatgaaaacacacatgagattacacacaggagagaaaccatttATGTGCTTATTGTGTAATACAAGATTCTTTATGAAGGAACATTTCATAAGACACACAAGaaaacacactggtgagaaaccttttacttgttcagtgtgtggtaagtGTTTTAGATATAATCAACATTTgacatcacacatgagaacacacactggtgagaaaccttttacttgttcaACGTGTGGTAAGGGTTTTGTACGAAAGTGTGATTTGAACGCACGCataagaatacacactggtgagaaaccttttacttgttcaGTGTGTGATAAGGCTTTTGGACATAATCTATGTTTGAgaaaacacatgagaatacacaccgatgagaaaccttttacttgttcagtgtgtggtaaggCTTTTGGACATAATCAATATTTGAAagaacacatgagaatacatactggtgagaaaccttttcactgttcagtgtgtggtaaggCTTTTGGACATAATCAATATTTGAAagaacacatgagaatacatacTGGTGAGAAAGTGTTGAGTTGCGGTGTGTGTGCTGAAGGATTCTCTTATAAGTACCAGCTTAACAATCATaagtgtgctggtgagaacagcagcagtaaatga